One genomic region from Osmerus eperlanus chromosome 6, fOsmEpe2.1, whole genome shotgun sequence encodes:
- the LOC134022772 gene encoding filensin, which yields MFKTSYLREVRKEKYERSDVFEEPSSSDASAGASAIQGWESLQELNSRFARYINRARVLEQRNAVFRKQLETLQRMEEASGLEEAFTEQINLNRQRIRELSADHAKLNRELKDACRMLDEYTNKYRNECEYQEQLRGTLEQLNKEADSALLGNLEYQIQSQFLQDDINSTKDRHKKVSDVIVSKL from the exons ATGTTCAAGACCAGCTACCTGCGCGAAGTGCGCAAGGAAAAGTATGAGCGCTCCGACGTTTTTGAGGAGCCCTCTAGTTCGGATGCATCAGCCGGTGCCTCTGCTATCCAGGGATGGGAGAGCCTCCAGGAGCTCAACAGCCGTTTTGCCCGTTACATAAACCGGGCGCGGGTACTGGAGCAGCGTAACGCCGTGTTCCGTAAGCAGCTGGAAACGCTACAGCGCATGGAAGAGGCCAGCGGCCTGGAAGAGGCCTTTACTGAGCAGATCAATCTCAACCGCCAGCGTATCCGCGAGCTCTCAGCAGACCATGCAAAACTCAACCGCGAGCTGAAAGATGCTTGCCGTATGCTGGATGAGTATACCAACAA ATATAGAAATGAATGTGAATATCAGGAGCAACTTCGAGGCACATTGGAACAACTCAACAAG GAAGCAGACTCTGCTCTTCTGGGCAATCTGGAGTATCAGATTCAGTCCCAGTTTCTTCAGGATGACATCAACTCTACCAAAGACAGACACAAGAAGGTCAGTGATGTAATAGTCAGCAAACTTTAG
- the prokr1b gene encoding prokineticin receptor 1b, whose product MGDSNMSHLAAVYVAGTQGTVLGSEQDPFLDQYDLDYNLSNDELPDTTKGQAFFVATIVISVVLICIMLVCGVGNFLFIATLARYKKLRNLTNLLIANLAISDFIVAVVCCPFLVEYYLVKQLSWDHGLVLCASLNYLRTVSLYVSTNALLAIAVDRYMAIVHPLRPRMNYQTAYCVITGVWIVPILISIPSAYFTSETMYPHRNADAQTTHKVFCAQIWPVDQQAYYRSYFMIVFALEFVGPVVVMVMCYARISRDLWFKSVPGFQTEQIRKRLRCRRKTVMVLIGILTAYILCWAPYYSFTILRDFHPTFISRQKNSLVAFYIIECIAMSNSMINTFCFVSVKNNTVKYLKRIVLLRWRSSYAPSKTVEETDPRTFNITVTEVVECIPMK is encoded by the exons ATGGGAGACTCCAACATGAGTCACTTGGCTGCAGTGTACGTGGCAGGGACGCAGGGCACAGTCCTGGGGAGCGAGCAGGACCCATTCCTGGATCAGTACGACCTGGACTACAACCTTTCTAATGACGAGTTACCGGACACCACAAAGGGCCAGGCCTTCTTCGTGGCCACCATTGTCATCAGCGTGGTTCTCATCTGCATCATGCTAGTCTGTGGTGTCGGGAACTTCCTCTTTATTGCCACGCTGGCACGTTATAAGAAGCTGCGAAACCTCACCAACCTGCTCATCGCCAACCTGGCCATTTCAGACTTCATCGTGGCGGTGGTGTGTTGCCCGTTCCTGGTGGAATACTACCTGGTCAAGCAGCTGTCCTGGGACCACGGTCTGGTGCTGTGTGCCTCTTTGAACTACCTGAGgactgtgtctctgtatgtgtctaccaATGCCCTGCTGGCCATCGCTGTGGACAG GTACATGGCCATCGTGCACCCCCTCAGGCCACGCATGAACTACCAGACAGCCTACTGCGTGATCACAGGGGTGTGGATCGTCCCCATCCTCATCTCCATCCCTTCTGCCTACTTCACCTCTGAGACCATGTACCCACACAGAAATGCCGACGCCCAGACCACACACAAGGTGTTCTGTGCCCAGATCTGGCCCGTGGACCAGCAGGCCTATTACCGCTCCTACTTCATGATCGTCTTTGCCTTGGAGTTTGTTGGGCCCGTGGTGGTCATGGTCATGTGCTACGCCCGGATCTCACGGGATCTGTGGTTCAAGAGCGTTCCCGGCTTCCAGACGGAGCAGATCAGGAAGAGGCTACGCTGCCGCAGGAAGACGGTGATGGTGCTGATCGGGATCCTCACCGCCTACATCCTGTGCTGGGCGCCGTACTACAGCTTCACCATCCTGCGGGACTTCCACCCGACATTCATCTCCCGCCAGAAGAACTCGCTGGTGGCCTTCTACATCATCGAGTGCATCGCCATGAGCAACAGCATGATCAACACTTTCTGCTTTGTCAGCGTGAAGAACAACACGGTCAAGTACCTGAAGAGGATTGTGCTGCTGCGCTGGAGGTCCTCTTACGCACCCAGCAAGACAGTGGAGGAGACTGATCCGAGAACCTTCAACATAACTGTAACTGAGGTGGTGGAGTGTATTCCTATGAAGTGA